One window of the Pseudomonas lurida genome contains the following:
- a CDS encoding AraC family transcriptional regulator: MTVLLSERSQIFQRADAYAVSDYVNQHVGSHCIRLPPKGRPQASISHRTFSSLDLCRISYGAPVRVTSVALETIYHLQILLTGHCRSNARGVEHVFGPGEILLINPDDPVDLTYSADCEKFIIKLPVRLLENACLEQQWALPQPGIRFATGRHALSEMGGFAQLLGLICHEAENAAEPHMQGLYERIVANKLLALLGSNVRRVVAQPAQGGGFEAVREFVEQHLTDDISLEQLMAVAKVSERSLYSLFERQVGLSPRDYVRRRKLERVHARLQLGTARSVTEVALDHGFMHLGRFSEAYRQRFGELPSQTWKRHR, translated from the coding sequence ATGACCGTGCTATTGAGTGAGCGCAGCCAGATTTTCCAGCGTGCCGATGCCTATGCCGTGTCCGACTACGTCAACCAGCATGTCGGCAGCCATTGCATCCGCCTACCGCCCAAGGGCCGACCGCAGGCGAGCATCAGCCACCGTACCTTTTCCAGCCTGGACCTGTGCCGCATCAGCTATGGCGCGCCGGTGCGGGTCACCTCGGTGGCGCTGGAAACCATCTATCACCTGCAGATTCTGCTGACCGGGCATTGCCGTTCCAACGCCCGTGGCGTGGAGCATGTGTTCGGCCCGGGCGAGATCCTGCTGATCAACCCGGATGACCCGGTGGACCTGACTTATTCCGCCGACTGCGAAAAATTCATCATCAAACTGCCGGTGCGCCTCCTGGAAAATGCGTGCCTGGAGCAGCAGTGGGCCCTGCCGCAGCCCGGCATCCGCTTTGCAACCGGCCGTCACGCGCTCAGCGAAATGGGTGGGTTCGCACAGTTGCTGGGGCTGATCTGCCATGAGGCGGAAAACGCCGCCGAGCCGCATATGCAGGGCCTGTACGAGCGCATCGTGGCGAACAAACTGCTGGCATTGCTGGGCAGCAATGTGCGGCGCGTGGTGGCCCAGCCGGCCCAGGGTGGCGGCTTCGAGGCTGTGCGCGAGTTCGTCGAGCAGCACCTCACCGACGACATCAGCCTCGAACAACTGATGGCAGTGGCCAAGGTCAGCGAGCGCTCGTTGTACAGCCTGTTCGAACGCCAGGTGGGCTTGTCACCCCGCGACTACGTAAGGCGGCGCAAGCTTGAGCGGGTGCACGCACGCCTGCAACTGGGCACCGCGCGCAGCGTCACCGAGGTGGCGCTGGACCATGGCTTCATGCACTTGGGACGCTTCTCCGAGGCCTATCGCCAGCGCTTTGGCGAGTTGCCTTCGCAGACCTGGAAACGCCACCGATAA
- a CDS encoding ABC transporter substrate-binding protein, whose amino-acid sequence MSRLLAPCVLALSLAACSPGNDTQAGKTLNIAFFGDNTTLVSVDPFQVYWLEHRVLLRNVAESLTDQDPDTGKIIPWLAKSWEVSDDALTYTFHLRDDVTFSNGERFDAKSVKTAFDSDKALATQLPATFGATYLAGFDHAEVVDDYTVKLVLSKPNAGFLQATSTTNLAILAPASYALTVKERSLGKIIGTGPFVLASYTPEVGAHLTKRKGYAWASANMKNQGEAHLDAVDISYIPEESVRNGLFLQGKADILWPRNPFSEVDLKLFQSKGATIQSRSLPGPALNLYPNTRGERILADQHVRQAVQKALDRKSYASTVYNAEFPVVDGIFDVTTPYFKSQGDKLAHDPAGAEQLLDQAGWAKGADGYRQKNGKRLTLSYNITPAETAGDVLIQDQLRKVGIELKLSVVTRAEWVANNAAGNYDLTINYMTRADPIILQTILDPRSANSSTVATNTYEPAVLEKAKGLFDAGITATQGQQRAAAYGDLQDLLIDESSAFPVYERVWQAATSPKVKNFRWTAEGFALLGDIEIGTP is encoded by the coding sequence ATGAGCCGTCTGCTGGCCCCTTGCGTCTTGGCGCTCAGCCTCGCCGCTTGCTCGCCCGGGAATGACACCCAGGCTGGCAAGACCCTGAACATCGCGTTCTTTGGCGACAACACCACCCTGGTCAGCGTCGACCCGTTCCAGGTCTATTGGCTGGAGCACCGGGTACTGCTGCGCAACGTCGCCGAATCCCTGACCGACCAGGACCCGGACACCGGCAAGATCATTCCCTGGCTGGCCAAAAGCTGGGAAGTGAGTGACGACGCGCTGACCTACACCTTCCACCTGCGCGATGACGTCACCTTCAGCAATGGCGAGCGCTTCGATGCCAAGTCGGTAAAAACCGCATTCGACAGCGACAAGGCCCTGGCTACGCAGCTGCCGGCCACCTTCGGCGCCACCTACCTGGCGGGCTTCGACCATGCCGAGGTGGTGGACGACTACACCGTCAAGCTGGTGCTGTCCAAGCCCAACGCGGGTTTCCTGCAAGCCACCTCGACCACTAACCTGGCGATCCTGGCGCCCGCCTCCTACGCACTGACCGTGAAAGAGCGCTCATTGGGCAAGATAATCGGCACCGGGCCTTTCGTGCTGGCCAGCTACACGCCGGAAGTCGGCGCCCACCTGACCAAGCGCAAGGGTTACGCGTGGGCCTCGGCCAATATGAAGAATCAGGGCGAAGCGCACCTGGACGCGGTGGACATCAGCTACATCCCCGAAGAGAGCGTGCGCAATGGCCTGTTCCTGCAAGGCAAGGCCGACATCCTGTGGCCACGCAACCCGTTCTCGGAAGTCGACCTGAAGCTGTTCCAGTCCAAGGGCGCGACCATCCAGAGCCGTTCGCTGCCGGGGCCTGCGCTCAATCTGTACCCCAACACCCGTGGCGAGCGCATCCTGGCGGACCAGCACGTGCGCCAAGCGGTGCAAAAGGCCCTCGACCGCAAGAGCTACGCCAGCACCGTCTACAACGCCGAGTTCCCGGTGGTAGACGGCATCTTCGATGTGACCACCCCGTATTTCAAAAGCCAGGGCGACAAGCTCGCCCATGACCCGGCCGGTGCCGAGCAATTGTTGGATCAAGCCGGTTGGGCCAAGGGCGCGGACGGTTACCGACAGAAAAACGGCAAGCGCCTGACACTGAGCTACAACATCACCCCGGCCGAAACCGCCGGCGACGTGCTGATCCAGGACCAACTGCGCAAGGTCGGCATCGAGTTGAAGCTCAGCGTGGTCACTCGCGCCGAATGGGTCGCTAACAACGCTGCGGGCAACTATGACCTGACCATCAACTACATGACTCGCGCCGACCCGATCATCCTGCAAACCATCCTCGATCCGCGCAGTGCCAACAGCTCCACGGTCGCCACCAACACCTATGAGCCGGCGGTGCTGGAAAAAGCCAAGGGCTTGTTCGATGCCGGCATCACCGCGACCCAAGGGCAACAGCGCGCGGCGGCCTATGGTGACCTGCAGGACCTGCTGATCGACGAAAGCTCGGCTTTCCCGGTGTATGAGCGCGTGTGGCAAGCCGCGACCTCGCCCAAGGTGAAGAACTTCCGCTGGACCGCCGAGGGCTTCGCGCTGCTGGGCGACATCGAGATCGGCACACCATGA
- a CDS encoding ABC transporter permease, whose translation MSRYLIGRVGQALLVLWGAYSITYFILYLLPGDTLSIMLSASGMEADSLSVEDLAKARAYYGLDKGLFEQYVDLLLGALRGDFGQSLSLNRPVAELLAERLPQTLSLAGLAIVLSLLGGIGLAYLTAYIRWQPLKKTLARLPSLGFSVPVFWMGLLLIQVFAFGLGWFPATGSRGVESLVLPAITLAIPSAAVYAQVLQRSFQGVWKESYIATAYAKGLSRRQVQARHGFKNAALPVLTLIGLQVGNTVSGAVLVETIFARSGIGRLAQEAVLRQDIPVVLAIVAVSAAAFVLVNLLVDLLYPWLDPRISHTPKVS comes from the coding sequence ATGAGCCGCTATCTGATTGGCCGCGTTGGCCAGGCCCTGCTGGTGCTGTGGGGGGCCTATAGCATCACGTACTTCATCCTGTATCTGCTGCCGGGTGACACCTTGTCGATCATGCTCAGCGCGTCGGGCATGGAGGCCGACTCGCTGTCGGTAGAGGACTTGGCCAAGGCGCGGGCTTACTACGGCCTGGACAAGGGCCTGTTCGAACAGTATGTCGACCTGCTGCTAGGGGCGCTGCGTGGTGACTTCGGCCAGTCACTCTCGCTCAATCGCCCGGTGGCCGAGCTGCTTGCCGAACGGCTGCCGCAGACCTTGTCCCTGGCCGGCCTGGCCATTGTGCTGTCACTGCTGGGCGGGATCGGCCTGGCCTACCTGACCGCCTACATCCGTTGGCAACCGCTGAAAAAAACCTTGGCGCGCCTGCCATCGCTGGGGTTCTCGGTGCCGGTGTTCTGGATGGGGTTGCTGCTGATCCAGGTCTTTGCCTTCGGTCTCGGCTGGTTTCCCGCCACCGGCAGCCGGGGCGTTGAGAGCCTTGTGCTGCCGGCTATCACCCTGGCGATTCCCAGCGCGGCGGTGTACGCCCAGGTGCTGCAACGCAGTTTCCAGGGGGTCTGGAAAGAGTCCTATATCGCCACTGCCTACGCCAAGGGCCTCAGCCGGCGCCAGGTGCAGGCGCGCCATGGTTTCAAGAATGCTGCGCTGCCGGTCCTTACCCTGATCGGTTTGCAGGTCGGCAATACGGTGTCCGGCGCGGTGTTGGTGGAGACGATCTTTGCCCGCTCCGGCATCGGTCGCCTCGCCCAGGAAGCGGTGTTGCGCCAGGACATTCCGGTGGTGCTGGCAATCGTCGCGGTGTCGGCGGCGGCATTCGTACTGGTGAACCTGCTGGTCGACCTGCTCTATCCGTGGCTCGACCCGCGTATCTCTCACACGCCAAAGGTGTCCTAG
- the mexE gene encoding multidrug efflux RND transporter periplasmic adaptor subunit MexE has translation MEQSLKHLRFPLAILAVVVMSACGKTPEQAAAMPAAKVSVAKVLEQPVNEWDEFTGRLEAPETVQIRPRVSGQIDQVAFTEGALVKKGDLLFQIDPRPFQAEVRRLEAQLAQTKAAATRSDNEAQRGERLRQSNAISAELADSRTTSAQEARAAVAGIQAQLDLAKLNLSFTRVTSPISGRVSRAEITAGNLVTADVTALTSVVSTDKVYAYFDADERVFLKYTELARQGRRGATTPVYLGLSNETGNPHLGQMNFVDNQVNPATGTIRGRAVFDNSKGEYTPGLYARLKLVGSGTYSAVLINDEAVGTDLGKKFVLVMDGDKPAYRAVELGPKIEGLRIVRSGLNKDDTIIVKGLQRVRPGSPVAPETIPMASKETLAALAQQRQALEASNLEQVAPDKAAPKLASAATPRG, from the coding sequence ATGGAACAGTCACTCAAACATTTGCGCTTCCCCCTGGCGATTTTGGCCGTGGTGGTGATGAGCGCGTGCGGCAAGACCCCGGAACAAGCGGCCGCCATGCCAGCTGCCAAAGTCAGCGTGGCCAAGGTGCTGGAACAACCGGTCAACGAGTGGGATGAATTCACCGGTCGCCTGGAAGCCCCGGAAACCGTGCAGATCCGTCCGCGCGTGTCCGGCCAGATCGATCAGGTAGCGTTCACCGAAGGCGCCCTGGTGAAAAAAGGCGACCTGCTGTTCCAGATCGACCCGCGTCCGTTCCAGGCCGAAGTGCGCCGCCTTGAGGCCCAGCTTGCCCAGACCAAAGCCGCCGCCACTCGCAGCGATAACGAAGCGCAACGTGGCGAGCGCCTGCGCCAGAGCAACGCGATCTCCGCCGAATTGGCAGACTCGCGCACCACCTCTGCCCAGGAAGCCCGCGCCGCCGTCGCCGGGATCCAGGCGCAGTTGGACCTGGCCAAGCTGAACCTGAGCTTCACCCGCGTGACCTCGCCAATCAGCGGCCGCGTCAGCCGTGCCGAAATCACCGCCGGCAACCTGGTGACCGCCGACGTCACCGCGCTGACCAGCGTGGTCTCCACCGACAAGGTCTACGCCTACTTCGACGCCGATGAACGCGTGTTCCTCAAGTACACCGAACTGGCTCGCCAAGGCCGTCGCGGTGCGACGACCCCGGTCTACCTGGGCCTGTCCAACGAGACCGGCAACCCGCACCTGGGCCAGATGAACTTCGTCGACAACCAGGTCAACCCCGCCACCGGCACCATCCGTGGTCGCGCCGTGTTCGATAACAGCAAGGGCGAATACACCCCTGGCCTGTACGCACGCCTGAAGCTGGTGGGCAGCGGCACCTACTCCGCCGTGTTGATCAACGATGAAGCCGTCGGCACCGACCTGGGCAAGAAATTCGTACTGGTGATGGACGGTGACAAGCCGGCCTATCGCGCGGTGGAGCTGGGTCCGAAGATCGAAGGTTTGCGCATCGTGCGCAGCGGCCTGAACAAGGACGACACCATTATCGTCAAGGGCCTGCAGCGCGTGCGCCCTGGCTCGCCGGTCGCCCCGGAAACCATTCCGATGGCCAGCAAGGAAACCCTCGCCGCCTTGGCCCAACAACGACAAGCGCTTGAAGCCAGCAATCTGGAACAAGTGGCGCCGGATAAAGCCGCGCCCAAACTTGCCAGCGCTGCGACTCCACGCGGTTAA
- a CDS encoding ABC transporter permease codes for MTILEQNLGRNARPASPALWQRRSRLQRATAVVLPLLRRPGFSLALLVVLFALVAAVAPHWLSSFDPYATSPIDKLRAPNLSHWFGTDELGRDLYTRVVFGSSLSVLAAVLAVGIALLGGLGLGILSGFAGGRIDAVIMRFVDVLLALPGLLLALAIVTAIGFGTVPVAIAVGIGIIPGFARTTRAEVLRVKTLPYVEAARLGGASWGRTLLRHILPNAWGPVAVLATLDFGAAILATAGLSFLGFGAAPPAAEWGTLIANGRHFLITAPWVSLLPGLFLVAVVFSLNHIARTFEEIQR; via the coding sequence ATGACCATCCTTGAGCAGAACCTGGGGCGCAACGCCCGCCCGGCAAGTCCTGCCCTATGGCAGCGCCGCAGCCGCCTGCAACGTGCGACGGCAGTGGTGTTGCCACTGCTGCGTCGACCGGGGTTCAGCCTGGCCCTGCTGGTGGTGCTGTTTGCGCTGGTGGCGGCCGTGGCCCCGCACTGGTTGAGCAGCTTCGACCCCTATGCCACGTCTCCCATCGACAAGCTGCGCGCCCCCAACCTGAGCCACTGGTTCGGCACCGATGAGCTGGGCCGCGACCTATACACTCGGGTGGTATTTGGCTCCAGCCTGTCGGTGCTCGCGGCAGTCCTGGCTGTCGGTATCGCGCTGTTGGGCGGCCTGGGCCTGGGCATCCTCTCGGGCTTTGCCGGTGGCCGCATCGATGCAGTGATCATGCGCTTCGTCGACGTGCTGCTCGCCCTGCCCGGCCTGTTGCTGGCGCTGGCCATCGTCACGGCAATCGGCTTCGGCACTGTGCCGGTGGCCATCGCCGTGGGCATCGGCATCATCCCGGGGTTTGCTCGTACCACCCGCGCCGAAGTGCTGCGGGTCAAGACCCTGCCCTACGTCGAGGCCGCGCGATTGGGCGGCGCAAGCTGGGGGCGCACCTTGCTGCGGCATATCCTGCCCAATGCCTGGGGGCCGGTGGCCGTGCTGGCGACCCTGGACTTTGGCGCGGCCATCCTGGCCACGGCCGGCTTGAGTTTTCTCGGTTTCGGTGCCGCGCCACCGGCAGCCGAATGGGGCACCTTGATTGCCAACGGTCGGCACTTCCTGATCACAGCCCCGTGGGTGTCACTGTTGCCCGGTCTGTTCCTGGTCGCCGTGGTGTTCAGCCTCAACCATATCGCCCGCACTTTCGAGGAGATCCAGCGATGA
- a CDS encoding TonB-dependent receptor plug domain-containing protein yields the protein MPDIAFPAPIKKFHLSLLTSSLLLAAAPSFAEAAAEDAKLDTVTVISTGLRGQQRTVADSPAPIDVINSDQLLKTGRAELSEAIAKLLPSFNFGTNIAGYNSVTRPLSNRSLGPAYTLVLVNGKRRHNGATGQRGSIDNSGANAVDIDLIPVSAVDHIEVLKDSAAAQYGSDAVAGVINIILKSTKSGGHLETSYGQLYSGQGETIKVAGDQGFELGQGGFFHFSADARKRGSASWNDKADNTVRAFADPAKQAAWDRVAIKNGDPDLKAFNLAYNAELPLEDLTLYSFSTYGERDAEAANYFRLPTGTAAVPEVFPDGYFPLNNIKDRDYQFLFGGKGLLADWNWDLSTTYGRNNVHHSSDLNINPSLGTASPTKFDNLATFRFEQWVNNLDFTRRYDSLFNLTPPVQVSAGLEHRWEHFSTFAGDPEAYITGTYPAASGAQAAVTIRPEDEVSLIRNNYAGYLDLGFDLTERWFLDVAGRVEHYDDDSGNTFGLKVNSRYELTDTVAVRGTVGTGFRAPSLTQIGYTVADNRVATDVNGNVVPAVTRLTPSGSNLAKALGGDDLKPEKSRNLGLGLTWQPAPRTSITADAYLIDIDDRIALTSNLYDRGNGVINAILAAQGVPTGTWVNYYTNAFDTRTKGLDVVADHTTPLDAWGDVRWSLGFNWNKTTIEGTRDTPGALAGSGVTLVGRDREGDLTDASPKTKWILGANWKVQDLAVNLQTARYGAVKTLAVNPTGDRSFGAKWITDLDISYTFVDSVTVSIGGTNIFDVRPDKHAVYSNLGLAAYGNPPFYPGGGYWYTKLAYDF from the coding sequence ATGCCAGACATCGCATTCCCCGCCCCTATCAAGAAATTTCACCTGTCACTGCTGACCAGCTCCCTGCTATTGGCCGCCGCGCCCTCCTTCGCCGAGGCCGCTGCCGAAGACGCCAAGCTCGACACCGTCACCGTGATTTCCACCGGCCTGCGTGGCCAGCAGCGCACCGTGGCCGACAGCCCGGCACCGATCGATGTGATCAACAGCGACCAGTTGCTCAAGACCGGCCGCGCCGAGTTGTCGGAGGCGATTGCCAAGTTGCTGCCCTCGTTCAACTTCGGCACCAACATCGCCGGCTACAACTCGGTTACCCGCCCATTGAGCAACCGCAGCCTTGGACCGGCCTACACGTTGGTGCTGGTCAACGGCAAACGTCGGCATAACGGCGCCACGGGCCAGCGCGGTTCCATCGACAACAGCGGCGCGAATGCGGTGGATATCGACCTGATCCCGGTCAGTGCCGTGGACCATATCGAGGTGCTCAAGGACAGCGCTGCGGCACAGTACGGTTCCGACGCCGTAGCGGGTGTGATCAACATCATCCTCAAGAGCACCAAGAGTGGCGGACACCTGGAAACCAGCTACGGCCAGCTGTATTCCGGCCAGGGAGAGACCATCAAGGTGGCGGGTGACCAGGGCTTCGAACTCGGCCAAGGCGGCTTCTTCCATTTCTCGGCCGACGCGCGCAAACGCGGCAGTGCCTCGTGGAACGACAAGGCCGACAACACCGTGCGAGCGTTCGCCGACCCGGCCAAGCAAGCGGCCTGGGACCGGGTGGCGATCAAGAACGGCGACCCCGACCTCAAGGCCTTCAACCTGGCCTACAACGCCGAATTGCCCCTGGAAGACCTGACGCTGTACTCGTTCTCTACCTACGGCGAGCGTGATGCCGAGGCCGCCAACTACTTTCGCTTACCCACCGGCACGGCAGCGGTGCCCGAGGTGTTCCCCGACGGGTACTTCCCGCTCAACAACATCAAGGACCGCGACTACCAGTTCCTGTTTGGCGGCAAGGGCCTGCTGGCGGACTGGAACTGGGACCTGAGCACCACCTACGGCCGCAACAACGTGCACCACTCCAGCGACCTGAATATCAACCCGTCGCTGGGCACCGCATCACCGACCAAATTCGACAACCTGGCGACCTTTCGCTTTGAGCAGTGGGTCAATAACCTGGACTTCACCCGCCGCTACGACAGCCTGTTCAACCTGACACCGCCGGTGCAGGTATCGGCGGGCCTGGAGCATCGCTGGGAGCATTTCAGCACGTTCGCGGGCGACCCTGAGGCGTACATCACCGGCACCTACCCCGCCGCTTCCGGCGCGCAGGCCGCCGTGACGATTCGCCCGGAAGATGAAGTGAGCCTGATCCGCAACAACTACGCCGGCTACCTGGACCTGGGCTTCGACCTGACCGAGCGATGGTTTCTCGACGTGGCCGGCCGGGTCGAGCATTACGACGATGACTCGGGCAATACCTTCGGCCTGAAAGTGAACTCGCGCTACGAATTGACCGACACCGTGGCGGTGCGTGGCACGGTGGGCACCGGGTTCCGGGCGCCCTCCCTGACCCAGATCGGCTACACCGTGGCCGACAACCGGGTGGCGACCGATGTGAATGGCAACGTGGTGCCGGCGGTTACACGCTTGACGCCGTCCGGCAGCAACCTGGCCAAGGCCCTCGGTGGCGACGACCTCAAGCCGGAGAAATCCCGCAACCTGGGGCTGGGCCTCACCTGGCAGCCAGCGCCACGCACCAGCATCACCGCCGATGCCTACCTGATCGACATCGACGACCGCATCGCCCTGACCAGCAACCTCTACGACCGTGGCAACGGTGTGATCAACGCCATTCTTGCCGCCCAGGGCGTGCCCACCGGCACCTGGGTCAACTACTACACCAACGCCTTCGACACGCGCACCAAGGGCCTCGACGTGGTCGCCGACCACACCACGCCGCTGGACGCCTGGGGTGATGTGCGCTGGAGCCTGGGCTTCAACTGGAACAAAACCACTATCGAAGGCACACGCGACACGCCGGGGGCGCTGGCGGGTTCGGGCGTGACCCTGGTAGGCCGCGACCGCGAAGGCGACCTGACCGACGCGTCACCCAAGACCAAGTGGATCCTGGGCGCCAACTGGAAGGTCCAGGACTTGGCCGTGAACCTGCAAACCGCCCGCTACGGCGCGGTGAAGACCCTGGCCGTCAACCCGACGGGCGATCGTAGCTTCGGCGCCAAATGGATCACCGACCTGGACATTAGCTACACCTTCGTCGACAGCGTCACCGTCAGCATCGGCGGCACCAACATCTTCGACGTACGCCCCGACAAACATGCGGTGTACAGCAACCTCGGCCTCGCGGCGTACGGCAACCCGCCGTTCTATCCAGGCGGTGGCTATTGGTACACCAAGCTGGCCTACGACTTCTGA
- a CDS encoding dipeptide ABC transporter ATP-binding protein, which yields MSALVDVRQLSVTYGSGGHVNHAVRTLSFAIAQGETVAIVGESGSGKSTLANAILGLLPDTAQISAGQLWVDGNDLTHANERQKRTLRGRTVGLVPQDPMVSLNPTLRIGQQIAEALILAKGKRYPAVDADIVELLQQVGIDKPVLRARQYPHELSGGMRQRVLIAIALAGNPRLIIADEPTSALDVTVQRKILDHLQRLVSERGISLLIITHDLGVAADRADRILVMQQGELVEQGPPGQILGAPKHDYTRALIAAAPAFAKRREPLVRIDPAQEPILSLHNVGKTFVLPKVKGEDSTFVALEDLNLQVYPGQTLAIVGESGSGKSTALRIALGLEKPTRGRVWFEQQDVTDLSWREFRPLRQRLQLVQQNPFAALDPRFTVFDSIVEPLVSFGLLKGPALEQAARELISRVHLPVSYLDRLPRELSGGQCQRVAIARALALKPDLLLLDEPVSALDVSVQAHILDLLQELQREMGIAYVMVSHDLSVVANFAHAVLVLRNGRVIEQGSVERIFNQPASDYTRELIAAIPGRQVTATAA from the coding sequence ATGAGCGCTTTAGTGGACGTTCGCCAACTCAGTGTCACCTACGGTTCCGGCGGGCACGTCAATCACGCGGTACGCACGCTGTCGTTCGCCATCGCCCAGGGCGAGACGGTGGCGATCGTCGGCGAGTCCGGCTCCGGCAAGTCGACCCTGGCCAATGCCATCCTCGGCCTGCTGCCGGACACCGCGCAGATCAGCGCGGGGCAACTGTGGGTGGACGGCAACGACCTGACGCACGCCAACGAGCGCCAGAAGCGCACCCTGCGTGGTCGTACCGTCGGCCTGGTGCCCCAGGACCCGATGGTCAGCCTCAACCCGACCCTGCGCATCGGCCAGCAAATCGCCGAGGCGCTGATATTGGCCAAGGGCAAACGCTACCCTGCGGTGGATGCCGACATTGTCGAATTGCTGCAACAGGTGGGCATCGACAAACCCGTGCTGCGCGCCCGCCAGTATCCCCATGAACTCTCCGGCGGCATGCGCCAGCGCGTGCTGATCGCCATCGCGTTGGCGGGCAACCCGCGCCTGATTATCGCCGACGAGCCTACCAGTGCCCTCGACGTTACGGTACAGCGCAAGATCCTCGACCACCTGCAACGCCTGGTCAGTGAGCGTGGGATATCGCTGTTGATCATCACCCACGACCTGGGCGTGGCTGCCGACCGCGCCGACCGGATCCTGGTGATGCAGCAAGGCGAACTCGTCGAGCAAGGGCCGCCAGGCCAGATCCTCGGCGCGCCAAAGCATGACTACACCCGCGCGCTGATTGCCGCCGCTCCGGCCTTCGCCAAGCGTCGCGAGCCGTTGGTGCGCATTGACCCGGCGCAGGAACCGATACTGAGCCTGCACAATGTGGGCAAGACGTTCGTGCTGCCCAAGGTCAAGGGGGAGGACTCGACGTTCGTGGCCCTTGAGGACCTCAACCTGCAGGTTTATCCCGGCCAGACACTCGCGATTGTGGGCGAGTCCGGCTCGGGCAAGAGCACCGCGTTGCGCATTGCACTCGGCCTGGAAAAACCCACACGGGGTCGGGTCTGGTTCGAACAGCAGGACGTCACCGACCTGAGCTGGCGCGAATTCCGTCCGCTGCGCCAGCGCCTGCAACTGGTGCAACAAAACCCGTTTGCCGCGCTCGACCCACGCTTCACGGTGTTCGACAGCATTGTCGAGCCACTGGTGTCGTTCGGTTTGCTCAAGGGGCCGGCCCTGGAACAGGCGGCGCGGGAGTTGATCAGCCGTGTGCACCTGCCGGTGAGTTACCTGGACCGCCTGCCGCGTGAACTGTCTGGCGGCCAGTGCCAACGCGTCGCCATCGCCAGGGCCCTGGCGTTGAAACCTGACCTGTTGCTGCTGGATGAGCCCGTCAGCGCCTTGGATGTCTCGGTGCAGGCGCACATTCTTGATCTGCTCCAAGAGCTGCAACGGGAGATGGGCATCGCCTATGTGATGGTGTCCCACGACCTGTCGGTGGTGGCCAACTTCGCCCATGCCGTGCTGGTGCTGCGCAATGGCCGGGTGATTGAACAGGGTTCGGTGGAGCGGATATTCAATCAGCCGGCGAGTGACTACACGCGGGAACTGATTGCGGCGATTCCAGGGCGGCAGGTCACGGCAACGGCGGCGTGA